In Fundulus heteroclitus isolate FHET01 chromosome 16, MU-UCD_Fhet_4.1, whole genome shotgun sequence, a single genomic region encodes these proteins:
- the LOC105932684 gene encoding claudin-3-like → MYISVSVSLGDQEQQEGLWMQCVKQSTGQQQCKVYDSMLELSSDLQAARAMIIISCMLSGLSVLVLFCGADFTTCVQNEDAKPKICLVAGVGLLVGGYLVIMPVRLSAHITARDFNNPYIPYFRKREVGACIYIGWAAGVLMVLAGGLLCWFSRPKSGSEPPKY, encoded by the coding sequence ATGTACATATCTGTTTCTGTGTCTCTTGGTGACCAGGAACAGCAAGAAGGTCTGTGGATGCAGTGTGTGAAGCAGAGCACTGGGCAGCAGCAGTGCAAAGTGTACGACTCCATGCTGGAGTTATCGTCTGACCTGCAGGCCGCCCGAGCCATGATCATCATCAGCTGCATGCTCAGCGGCCTCAGCGTCCTCGTCCTGTTCTGCGGCGCCGACTTCACCACCTGTGTGCAGAACGAAGACGCCAAGCCCAAAATCTGCCTGGTGGCCGGGGTGGGCCTGCTAGTGGGCGGCTACCTGGTGATCATGCCGGTCAGGTTGTCGGCTCATATTACTGCGAGGGACTTCAACAACCCCTACATACCATATTTTAGGAAGAGAGAGGTGGGAGCGTGCATCTACATCGGCTGGGCAGCTGGTGTGCTGATGGTTCTGGCCGGAGGTCTGCTCTGCTGGTTCAGCAGACCCAAATCTGGGTCTGAACCGCCAAAGTATTAA
- the LOC105932694 gene encoding claudin-3, with protein MHQCKVYESKVSPDLQAAQIMIIISCMLGALSVLVLSCGADLTTCVQNQDAMPRMRLVAGVGLLLGGLLVIIPVSWSARVAVTGKESQKREMGASIYIGWAAGVLMILAGGLLCWFNRPKSKA; from the coding sequence ATGCACCAGTGCAAGGTGTATGAGTCCAAGGTATCCCCTGACCTGCAGGCCGCCCAGATCATGATCATCATCAGCTGCATGCTCGGTGCACTCAGCGTCCTCGTCCTGTCCTGCGGTGCCGACCTCACAACGTGTGTGCAGAACCAAGACGCCATGCCCAGAATGCGCCTGGTGGCCGGGGTGGGCCTGCTGCTGGGCGGCCTCCTGGTCATCATCCCGGTCAGCTGGTCGGCTCGTGTTGCTGTGACAGGAAAAGAATCCCAAAAGAGAGAGATGGGAGCGTCCATCTACATCGGCTGGGCAGCTGGCGTGCTGATGATCCTGGCTGGAGGTCTGCTCTGCTGGTTCAACAGACCCAAATCCAAAGCTTAG